In a single window of the Veillonella sp. genome:
- a CDS encoding acetate/propionate family kinase yields MNVLVVNCGSSSLKYQLLDMTTETELAKGLFEKIGDQDAIFTHKRPNADKLERVEPILNHKEALRILLDILVDAEYGVIKSMDEIDAVGHRVVHGGEKFADSVLITPAVMEALEECCALAPLHNPPNIQGIEACQAIMPNVPQVAVFDTAFHQTMPKEAYMYALPYEYYEDYGIRRYGFHGTSHKYVAQRCAELMGKHMSDLRIITCHLGNGSSVSAIKGGRSIDTTMGFTPLSGLIMGTRTGDIDPAIVPFLMNKTGMNYEEVDTVMNKKSGVLGISGVSNDFRVIEEAAANGNKRAQLALNMFHYKVRRVIGAFAAVMGGVDAIVFTAGIGENGIGNRDAICNGLEYLGTRIDSERNNIRGKEQEISAEGSKVKIFVIPTNEEIMIARDTQRITASLKK; encoded by the coding sequence ATGAACGTATTAGTAGTTAACTGCGGTAGTTCTTCCTTGAAGTATCAATTACTTGATATGACAACTGAAACAGAATTGGCAAAAGGTCTTTTTGAGAAGATTGGTGATCAAGATGCTATCTTCACTCATAAACGTCCTAACGCTGACAAATTAGAACGCGTTGAACCAATTTTGAACCATAAAGAAGCTCTTCGCATTTTGCTTGATATTTTAGTTGATGCTGAATATGGTGTAATTAAGTCCATGGACGAAATCGACGCTGTTGGTCACCGTGTAGTACATGGCGGTGAAAAATTCGCTGACTCCGTATTGATCACTCCAGCTGTTATGGAAGCATTAGAAGAATGCTGCGCATTGGCTCCATTACATAACCCACCAAACATTCAAGGTATCGAAGCTTGCCAAGCTATCATGCCAAACGTACCACAAGTAGCTGTATTCGATACTGCATTCCACCAAACAATGCCTAAAGAAGCTTATATGTATGCGCTTCCTTACGAATACTATGAAGACTATGGTATCCGTCGTTATGGTTTCCATGGTACATCCCATAAATACGTTGCACAACGTTGCGCTGAATTGATGGGTAAACACATGTCTGACCTTCGTATCATCACATGTCACTTGGGTAATGGTTCTTCCGTTTCCGCTATTAAAGGTGGTCGTTCCATCGATACAACAATGGGCTTCACTCCATTGTCCGGTTTGATCATGGGTACTCGTACTGGTGATATTGACCCAGCTATCGTTCCATTCTTGATGAATAAAACTGGCATGAACTACGAAGAAGTAGACACTGTAATGAACAAAAAATCCGGTGTACTTGGTATTTCCGGCGTGTCCAATGACTTCCGTGTTATCGAAGAAGCAGCAGCTAATGGTAACAAACGTGCTCAATTAGCATTGAACATGTTCCATTACAAAGTTCGCCGCGTAATTGGTGCATTCGCAGCAGTTATGGGTGGTGTTGACGCTATCGTATTCACAGCTGGTATCGGTGAAAACGGTATCGGTAACCGTGATGCAATCTGCAACGGTTTAGAATACTTGGGTACTCGTATTGACTCTGAACGTAATAATATCCGCGGTAAAGAACAAGAAATCAGTGCTGAAGGCTCCAAAGTTAAAATCTTCGTAATCCCTACAAACGAAGAAATCATGATTGCTCGCGATACTCAACGTATTACAGCATCTTTGAAAAAATAA
- the radC gene encoding DNA repair protein RadC, giving the protein MEVPTVSVKDMLPFQRPREKFLTLGPSHMAMEELLAILLRTGVKGQSAISLANDIVQSFDDGVYGLNRMTVGELVKIKGIGTDKAVTLCAALEMGRRLGELKIKETYEDFSQPFVIAQYVMERLRHEDVEHVWAAMLTSRNKLIQLEHISNGGLVSSLVEQRAVFKKAIACNAAAIILIHNHPSGDSRPSDEDIRLTKLFVSAGQFMGIPVLDHIVIGDNEFTSLSEIGKLS; this is encoded by the coding sequence ATGGAAGTACCAACAGTAAGTGTAAAAGACATGTTGCCGTTTCAACGGCCGCGAGAGAAGTTTCTTACCCTAGGGCCATCCCATATGGCGATGGAGGAACTATTAGCTATTTTATTACGAACAGGGGTAAAGGGGCAGTCCGCCATTTCCTTAGCTAACGATATCGTACAATCCTTTGATGATGGCGTATATGGTTTAAATCGAATGACCGTTGGAGAACTCGTTAAAATCAAGGGTATTGGTACAGATAAAGCGGTGACCTTATGTGCAGCTCTTGAGATGGGGCGGCGCTTGGGAGAGCTTAAAATCAAGGAAACTTACGAAGATTTTTCACAGCCCTTTGTTATAGCCCAATATGTAATGGAGCGTTTACGTCACGAAGATGTTGAGCATGTATGGGCAGCTATGTTGACGTCACGAAATAAATTGATTCAATTAGAACATATTTCTAATGGCGGTCTAGTATCTAGTCTCGTAGAGCAACGTGCTGTTTTTAAGAAGGCCATAGCGTGTAATGCGGCGGCCATTATCTTAATACATAATCATCCATCTGGCGATAGTCGTCCTAGTGATGAAGATATACGACTAACCAAGTTATTTGTCAGTGCAGGTCAGTTCATGGGGATACCTGTGTTAGATCATATCGTCATTGGTGATAATGAATTCACTAGCCTTAGTGAAATCGGTAAACTCAGTTAA
- the pyrR gene encoding bifunctional pyr operon transcriptional regulator/uracil phosphoribosyltransferase PyrR gives MEKKRLLMDQDAIMRAIRRISHEILERNKGLSNALIVGIERRGVILAKRLQAEIERIEGIRIECESLNVAMYRDDRDARQKEGKPCTIDTTEKTIILVDDVLYTGRTIRAALNALMTSGRPKSIQLAVLVDRGHRELPIRADYVGKNIPTSHLESVRVAVEDLDGEEGVTIQE, from the coding sequence ATGGAAAAGAAACGCTTATTGATGGATCAAGATGCTATTATGCGCGCGATTCGTCGTATTAGTCACGAAATCCTAGAACGTAATAAAGGCTTATCTAATGCTCTTATTGTAGGCATTGAACGACGTGGTGTTATTTTGGCAAAACGTTTGCAGGCCGAAATCGAACGCATTGAAGGTATTCGTATTGAATGTGAATCACTCAATGTTGCTATGTATCGTGATGATCGTGATGCTCGCCAAAAAGAGGGGAAACCATGTACGATTGATACAACGGAGAAAACAATCATTCTCGTGGATGATGTACTTTACACAGGGCGTACTATTCGTGCAGCGTTAAATGCATTGATGACATCTGGTAGACCTAAATCTATTCAATTAGCAGTTCTCGTGGACCGTGGTCATCGTGAATTGCCGATTCGCGCAGACTATGTGGGTAAAAATATTCCTACATCACATCTTGAAAGTGTACGAGTTGCCGTAGAAGACTTAGATGGTGAAGAAGGGGTTACAATACAGGAATAA
- a CDS encoding nucleoside triphosphate pyrophosphatase: MAGLYLASQSPRRTELLTQVGIDHIVVSSTYEEANTGYDDPIEMVKAQALGKARAAVDVPEGSIVLGADTIVVLDNQVLGKPHDAAEARHMLERLSGQVHSVITGVALLIKDQEIVFHNETKVYFKKLAPFEIESYISSGEPMDKAGAYGIQGKGALWVEKIEGSYTNVVGLPVEHVYDELCKALGAK; the protein is encoded by the coding sequence ATGGCTGGATTATATTTGGCGAGCCAATCACCACGAAGAACTGAATTATTAACACAAGTTGGCATTGATCATATTGTCGTATCGAGCACCTATGAAGAGGCTAATACTGGATATGATGATCCCATTGAAATGGTAAAAGCACAGGCTTTAGGTAAAGCTCGTGCTGCTGTAGATGTCCCTGAAGGTAGTATTGTGTTAGGCGCAGATACGATTGTCGTGCTAGATAATCAAGTGTTAGGCAAACCTCATGATGCGGCTGAGGCCCGTCATATGCTAGAACGTTTATCAGGCCAAGTTCATTCTGTTATTACGGGAGTAGCCTTACTCATTAAAGATCAGGAAATAGTTTTTCATAATGAAACAAAGGTATATTTTAAAAAGTTAGCTCCTTTTGAAATTGAATCCTATATCAGTAGTGGTGAGCCTATGGATAAGGCTGGCGCCTATGGTATACAAGGTAAAGGTGCTTTATGGGTAGAAAAGATTGAAGGCTCTTATACCAATGTGGTGGGCTTGCCTGTTGAGCATGTGTATGATGAACTATGCAAGGCATTAGGCGCTAAATAA
- the lspA gene encoding signal peptidase II, with amino-acid sequence MFYIILILWLLLDQWTKYYIMNHFMLGESLVVIPNVFHLTYIINRGAAFGMLANQRWFFLLVAVILLGACAYYWKRLSKGPWTLQIGSALLVSGAIGNGIDRYMIHGVVDFFDFRIWPIFNVADIGICVGVALVVYYLFTLKDDDK; translated from the coding sequence TTGTTTTATATTATACTAATTCTTTGGTTACTCTTAGATCAATGGACTAAATATTACATTATGAATCATTTTATGTTAGGTGAGTCTTTAGTGGTTATACCCAATGTATTTCATTTAACATATATTATTAATCGCGGTGCAGCATTTGGTATGCTTGCTAATCAGCGATGGTTTTTCTTACTGGTAGCGGTTATTTTGCTAGGCGCATGTGCATATTATTGGAAGCGCTTATCAAAAGGTCCGTGGACTTTACAGATTGGATCTGCTTTATTAGTGTCTGGTGCTATTGGTAATGGCATTGATCGTTACATGATTCATGGTGTGGTAGATTTTTTTGATTTCCGTATATGGCCTATTTTTAATGTTGCTGATATTGGTATCTGTGTAGGCGTAGCTTTAGTAGTCTACTATTTATTTACATTAAAAGATGATGATAAATAA
- a CDS encoding RluA family pseudouridine synthase — MNEYIVNAEQDGMRLDVFLTEHMEGSRSYIQSLIKGGHVTVGAKVGKANLRLTPNAVVRVEIPEPESVEVKPEDIPLDVLYEDHDIIIVNKQRGMVVHPAVGNYSGTLVNALLYHCKDLSGINGEIRPGIVHRLDKDTSGVMMAAKNDAAHIGLAEQVKEHSAKRTYLALVQGNIVEEKGTIKAPIGRHPKDRMKMAVVFENSKDAVTHFNVVERFGHQTLVECNLETGRTHQIRVHFAHIGHPVVNDPFYGYRRMDFPIEGQALHSKSLDVKHPITGESMHFEAPLPDDFKACIEFAKTYREDKRK; from the coding sequence ATGAACGAATATATTGTAAATGCTGAGCAAGACGGTATGAGACTGGATGTATTCTTAACAGAACATATGGAAGGGTCTCGTAGTTATATTCAAAGTTTAATTAAAGGTGGTCACGTTACAGTAGGTGCTAAGGTAGGGAAAGCAAATCTTAGACTTACACCAAATGCTGTTGTACGTGTAGAGATACCGGAGCCTGAATCTGTAGAGGTAAAACCAGAGGATATTCCTTTAGATGTATTGTATGAAGATCATGATATTATCATTGTAAATAAACAACGTGGTATGGTTGTTCATCCTGCGGTGGGCAATTATTCGGGTACACTTGTTAATGCATTGCTATATCATTGTAAGGATTTGTCCGGTATTAATGGTGAGATTAGACCTGGTATTGTTCACCGTTTAGATAAGGATACATCTGGTGTTATGATGGCTGCTAAAAATGATGCAGCTCATATAGGTTTAGCGGAGCAGGTAAAGGAGCATTCTGCTAAACGGACATATTTAGCATTAGTACAAGGTAATATTGTAGAAGAAAAGGGTACTATTAAAGCTCCTATTGGAAGACATCCTAAGGATCGTATGAAAATGGCTGTTGTCTTTGAAAATAGTAAGGATGCAGTCACTCACTTTAACGTGGTTGAACGATTTGGACATCAAACCTTGGTTGAATGTAATTTAGAGACTGGGCGCACACATCAAATTCGTGTACATTTTGCTCATATTGGACATCCTGTTGTTAATGATCCGTTCTATGGTTACCGTCGTATGGATTTTCCTATTGAAGGACAGGCATTGCACTCTAAATCTTTAGATGTAAAACATCCTATTACAGGTGAAAGTATGCATTTTGAGGCGCCTCTTCCAGATGACTTCAAAGCATGTATAGAGTTTGCTAAAACATATCGAGAAGATAAGCGTAAATAA
- a CDS encoding nucleotidyltransferase family protein translates to MKTIGIICEYNPFHNGHAHQLHTLASKCPDALRICIMSGSFVQRGEPALFSKFDRARWAILGGADVVIELPTLYSLGSAQLFGTGAIRMVKALSIDTLSFGSETTNLNTLIGIAKRMDCESTQNELRNYLNEGMSYGTAFRKALGSEMLSTPNALLGLEYIRAGLKYHPDLAYIPIQRTSDHHNKTINQELSSGTALRQLITTATPLDMYSALQVAIPTPILDDMTHRITTGDYVDYSRYHDMVHMLSRRISASELERFVDFTEGIEHLWLKAAQQPSWESAIEQIKSKRYTYARLQRMGAYLTLGITKDLINIAMQDGPQYARLLAFNDRGRQWLRTKHDIPLIQKWAKAPTQLNNLGKSMHHIDTLATDIQALCFHNKGKRIGHTDYTYTPQYIK, encoded by the coding sequence ATGAAAACCATCGGTATTATTTGCGAATACAATCCATTTCACAATGGACATGCACACCAACTACATACGTTAGCTTCAAAATGCCCTGATGCATTGCGCATCTGTATTATGAGTGGCTCCTTTGTACAACGTGGTGAGCCGGCCCTATTCTCAAAGTTCGATCGTGCTCGTTGGGCCATTCTTGGCGGTGCAGATGTTGTTATCGAACTCCCTACACTCTATTCCTTAGGCAGCGCGCAACTATTTGGAACTGGCGCCATCCGTATGGTGAAAGCACTCTCTATTGATACCCTCTCCTTTGGTTCTGAAACTACTAATCTAAATACGCTCATAGGTATAGCCAAACGTATGGATTGTGAAAGTACCCAAAATGAGTTACGAAATTATTTAAATGAAGGAATGTCCTATGGAACGGCCTTCCGTAAAGCCTTAGGCTCTGAAATGCTTAGCACACCTAATGCCTTATTAGGGCTAGAATATATACGAGCTGGATTAAAATATCACCCAGATTTAGCGTATATTCCTATTCAGCGTACCTCTGATCACCATAACAAAACTATCAATCAAGAGTTGTCATCAGGTACAGCATTGCGGCAACTCATCACAACGGCTACTCCTTTAGATATGTATTCAGCACTTCAAGTTGCTATCCCAACACCGATTCTAGATGATATGACTCATAGAATCACAACTGGTGACTATGTCGATTACAGTCGATACCATGATATGGTTCATATGTTGAGTCGCCGCATTTCGGCAAGTGAATTAGAACGATTCGTCGATTTCACAGAAGGTATCGAGCACTTATGGTTAAAAGCAGCACAACAGCCTTCATGGGAATCTGCCATTGAGCAAATAAAATCCAAGCGCTACACCTACGCCCGTTTACAGCGCATGGGTGCATATCTTACATTAGGCATTACGAAAGACTTGATAAATATCGCTATGCAAGACGGTCCTCAATACGCTAGATTACTAGCCTTTAACGACAGAGGACGTCAATGGCTGAGGACTAAACATGACATTCCACTCATTCAAAAATGGGCTAAAGCACCTACTCAGCTCAATAATCTTGGAAAATCTATGCATCATATAGATACACTAGCTACAGATATACAAGCCTTATGTTTCCATAATAAAGGTAAACGTATAGGGCATACAGACTATACCTATACACCGCAATATATCAAATAA
- a CDS encoding SemiSWEET family transporter — translation MTKERFNMLVGSIGAFIGVFVFLAYIPQIIANLHGQPSQPWQPLFAAVSCLIWVLYGWTKSPKRDYILIVPNLAGVILGTLTFLTSF, via the coding sequence ATGACAAAAGAAAGATTTAACATGTTAGTTGGTTCTATTGGTGCATTTATTGGTGTATTTGTATTTTTAGCCTATATCCCACAAATAATTGCTAATCTTCATGGTCAACCTAGTCAACCATGGCAACCATTATTTGCAGCAGTATCCTGTTTGATCTGGGTATTATATGGTTGGACAAAATCACCTAAACGTGATTATATTTTAATCGTACCAAACCTTGCAGGCGTTATTTTAGGTACACTAACATTCTTAACATCTTTCTAA
- a CDS encoding SLC13 family permease: MGTAEQTLIVLAVMAVLFVTEIIPLAITSLGGAITLGLMGIITPKVVFSGLSDSTVVLFAGMFVVGAALFYTGLAQKIGETVVSHAGTSENGLMLAIMVVTATMSAFLSNTGTTAALLPVVVGICAVAKIPASRQLMPLAFAAGIGGIITMVGTPPNIIVSGTLTKFGEQPFGFFEFAWIGIPLTIATIAFMMLIGKHLLPKHEIQDAGDVEQEVAAEDISNDPKKQLYSGLILLGVIIAMILGDFLKGYGINLPLSMVAVIGAMLCVLTGCLNEKQAYTSIDWVTIFLFAGMMPVATALDQSGAGKMIANAVIGVMGSDPSPYFATAVLFALSCVMTQFMSNTASCALLAPIGISIAQGMGADPHAVLMAIGVAASCAFGTPVGTPPNTLVLGPGQYKFTDYVKAGVPLILVCFVVSLIIIPMVWPFFPGK, from the coding sequence ATGGGTACTGCAGAACAAACCTTAATCGTCCTCGCAGTCATGGCTGTTTTATTTGTTACGGAAATTATTCCTTTAGCTATTACTTCTTTAGGCGGCGCTATTACACTTGGCCTTATGGGTATTATTACTCCTAAGGTTGTATTCTCTGGTTTATCTGATAGTACAGTTGTGTTGTTTGCTGGCATGTTCGTTGTTGGTGCAGCATTGTTCTACACTGGTTTGGCTCAAAAAATTGGGGAAACAGTAGTATCTCATGCTGGTACTAGCGAAAATGGCTTAATGCTAGCAATCATGGTTGTTACAGCAACTATGTCCGCATTCTTATCTAACACTGGTACTACAGCTGCTTTACTTCCTGTAGTTGTTGGTATCTGTGCTGTTGCTAAGATTCCTGCATCTCGCCAATTGATGCCTTTAGCATTCGCTGCAGGTATTGGTGGTATCATTACAATGGTTGGTACACCTCCAAACATTATTGTAAGTGGTACATTAACTAAATTTGGTGAACAACCATTTGGTTTCTTCGAATTTGCTTGGATCGGTATTCCTTTGACTATCGCCACAATCGCATTCATGATGCTTATTGGTAAACATTTATTGCCTAAACATGAAATTCAAGATGCTGGCGACGTTGAACAAGAAGTAGCTGCTGAAGATATTTCTAACGATCCTAAGAAACAATTATACTCTGGTCTTATTCTTTTAGGTGTAATCATTGCTATGATTTTAGGTGACTTCCTAAAAGGTTATGGTATCAACTTACCATTGAGCATGGTTGCAGTTATTGGCGCAATGCTTTGCGTATTAACTGGTTGCTTGAACGAAAAACAAGCTTACACATCTATTGACTGGGTAACAATCTTCTTATTTGCTGGTATGATGCCAGTAGCAACTGCACTTGACCAATCTGGTGCAGGTAAAATGATTGCTAATGCAGTAATCGGTGTTATGGGTTCTGACCCTAGCCCTTACTTTGCAACAGCAGTATTATTCGCATTGTCTTGTGTTATGACTCAATTTATGTCTAACACAGCATCTTGTGCATTGTTGGCTCCTATCGGTATCTCCATTGCTCAAGGTATGGGCGCTGACCCTCATGCTGTATTGATGGCTATCGGCGTTGCTGCATCTTGTGCATTCGGTACACCTGTAGGTACACCTCCAAATACATTAGTACTTGGCCCTGGTCAATACAAATTTACAGACTATGTAAAAGCCGGCGTTCCATTGATTTTAGTTTGCTTCGTAGTAAGCTTAATTATCATTCCAATGGTATGGCCATTCTTCCCTGGTAAATAA
- a CDS encoding rod shape-determining protein, giving the protein MSSILPTLGKDVSIDIGSIQTRLMGGTRGTVISEPSIIATDTKQEKVVAVGDEAARLVLRMPDMWRPLTPLKDGFIVDYRVMHTMLNYFLNKVSNALRRARVLVGVPCGMTDVEQRAMMDAVIQAGAREVFLIERPVAAAIGCGAPIFEARGSMVIDIGGGTVDMGIVSLGGIVDSKTIRFGGSDINNALLRYVRECFGVIVSEEIIEDIKHTVGTAMAPLEDAEYAFQGRDMMNGLGRRCVIHQSEVYQVVNDCIAGLLDEVKQMIRSAEPEIVADIMQYGIYLTGGTAQLSGLAERIGGELGVPVHVPDAPETKVVVGLNGASSDLVSLSRFIVNSKNRKGQD; this is encoded by the coding sequence ATGAGTTCCATTTTACCTACTCTAGGAAAAGATGTAAGTATAGATATTGGGTCCATACAGACGCGCCTCATGGGGGGGACGCGAGGAACTGTTATAAGCGAACCATCTATTATAGCAACTGATACAAAACAAGAAAAAGTAGTAGCCGTTGGGGATGAAGCGGCACGTCTTGTATTGCGTATGCCCGATATGTGGCGCCCTTTGACACCATTAAAAGATGGATTTATTGTGGACTATCGAGTTATGCACACGATGCTTAACTATTTTCTGAATAAAGTGTCTAATGCATTGCGCCGCGCTCGAGTTCTTGTTGGTGTTCCTTGTGGGATGACCGACGTTGAGCAAAGAGCGATGATGGATGCTGTTATTCAGGCCGGAGCACGCGAAGTATTTCTTATCGAACGACCTGTCGCTGCAGCCATTGGTTGCGGCGCACCTATCTTTGAAGCTCGTGGATCTATGGTCATTGATATTGGTGGTGGCACTGTCGATATGGGTATTGTTTCATTGGGCGGCATTGTAGACAGTAAAACGATTCGCTTCGGTGGCTCAGATATCAATAATGCATTGCTACGCTATGTACGTGAGTGTTTTGGGGTTATCGTTTCTGAAGAAATTATAGAAGATATTAAACATACAGTAGGCACTGCTATGGCACCTTTAGAAGATGCCGAATATGCCTTTCAAGGTCGTGATATGATGAATGGTTTAGGCAGACGTTGTGTTATTCATCAGTCAGAGGTATATCAAGTTGTTAATGACTGTATTGCGGGCCTTTTAGATGAAGTGAAACAAATGATTCGTTCTGCTGAACCTGAGATTGTAGCAGATATTATGCAATATGGAATATATCTAACTGGTGGTACTGCGCAACTGTCGGGTTTGGCTGAGCGTATCGGGGGCGAGTTAGGTGTGCCTGTACATGTTCCAGATGCACCAGAGACAAAAGTCGTTGTGGGCCTTAACGGGGCTTCATCTGACTTGGTGAGCTTATCACGATTTATTGTGAATTCTAAAAATAGAAAGGGCCAAGACTAA
- the mreD gene encoding rod shape-determining protein MreD produces the protein MTRLALVLCGFLIYFIQAQLLPAIFHTNWLPNLILTTIVIVTLFKGRYMGLMAAVIGGIVHDVLISNFFGLHLFPYVLVVYLLSAVKHRLYEERWYWSSAIVAICTLLDGFIRSLMILASGGDLHIGVYMWHMVIPVLFWNGLLAAIVHGLLWRKDEQQDYIW, from the coding sequence ATGACGCGTCTAGCTTTAGTACTCTGTGGATTTTTAATTTACTTTATACAGGCGCAATTATTGCCTGCTATTTTTCATACGAATTGGTTGCCAAATTTAATTTTGACCACCATTGTTATAGTCACACTATTTAAAGGTCGTTATATGGGGCTGATGGCAGCTGTTATAGGTGGTATTGTACATGATGTATTGATATCTAACTTCTTTGGGCTCCATTTATTCCCTTACGTTCTTGTGGTTTACCTATTATCTGCAGTGAAACATCGACTCTATGAAGAACGTTGGTATTGGTCCAGTGCTATTGTAGCCATTTGTACATTGCTTGATGGATTTATCCGGAGCTTAATGATATTGGCCAGTGGTGGAGATTTACATATAGGGGTATATATGTGGCATATGGTTATACCAGTACTATTTTGGAACGGTCTATTGGCTGCCATCGTACATGGATTATTGTGGCGTAAGGACGAACAGCAAGATTATATTTGGTAA
- the mreC gene encoding rod shape-determining protein MreC, whose protein sequence is MIQSDKKLIIVVVISCILLALLGFAWKQRTSIPFVTVTLEGITTPFAYGSARLLDGVQTGFTVLNNAISATIESDEAASRKAALEQKVVNYDEVVAENIRLRQLLNYKSNHPEFSMTLAGIITKDYGTWTNTFTIDKGSEEGMAVNMAVVVPSGVVGFITDVYPHSSRVQTILDPRSAIGVIVQRPESRLSGVVKGDGDSPRTPSMVNIARDGDVLVGDKLITSGYGGIYPKGLPVGNVQSIENDTEGFVKNAVITPSVDFYRLEEVFVLTSSSVSAPPKPGLEPKLVPQTQRDQVEGAKGAVKP, encoded by the coding sequence ATGATACAGTCAGATAAAAAGTTAATTATCGTTGTTGTCATTAGCTGTATCCTATTAGCGTTGCTCGGATTTGCATGGAAACAACGAACTAGTATTCCTTTTGTTACTGTCACTCTTGAAGGTATTACAACGCCATTTGCTTATGGATCTGCCCGTTTGCTTGACGGTGTACAAACCGGTTTTACAGTGCTCAATAATGCTATTTCTGCAACTATTGAAAGTGATGAGGCAGCATCTCGCAAGGCTGCATTAGAACAAAAGGTTGTTAACTATGATGAAGTAGTAGCAGAAAATATTCGACTTCGTCAATTGCTCAACTATAAGAGCAATCATCCGGAATTCTCCATGACTTTAGCCGGTATTATTACAAAGGATTACGGCACATGGACAAATACTTTCACTATCGATAAGGGTAGTGAAGAAGGGATGGCTGTCAATATGGCTGTCGTTGTACCAAGTGGGGTAGTTGGTTTTATTACCGATGTATACCCTCACTCTTCTCGAGTACAAACCATTCTTGACCCACGTAGTGCAATCGGTGTTATTGTACAACGTCCTGAATCTCGCCTATCTGGCGTCGTAAAAGGTGATGGTGACTCACCTCGTACGCCATCAATGGTAAATATTGCCCGTGATGGTGATGTATTAGTAGGGGATAAATTAATCACCTCTGGGTATGGTGGTATCTACCCTAAAGGATTGCCTGTTGGTAATGTACAGTCCATCGAAAATGATACGGAAGGTTTTGTAAAGAATGCCGTAATTACACCAAGTGTGGACTTCTATCGTTTAGAAGAGGTATTTGTCCTTACATCATCTTCAGTAAGTGCACCACCAAAACCAGGGCTTGAGCCTAAACTAGTACCTCAAACACAACGAGATCAAGTTGAAGGGGCAAAGGGGGCCGTTAAACCATGA
- a CDS encoding DUF362 domain-containing protein has protein sequence MRVIADGCIKCGSCASVCPVSAISEGETKYEINDTCIDCGSCESVCPVSVISAE, from the coding sequence ATGAGAGTTATTGCTGATGGTTGCATTAAATGTGGTTCTTGCGCATCTGTTTGCCCAGTTTCTGCTATTTCTGAAGGCGAAACTAAATATGAAATCAACGATACTTGCATCGATTGCGGTTCTTGCGAATCCGTTTGCCCAGTATCTGTAATTTCCGCTGAGTAA